In Dyadobacter subterraneus, a single genomic region encodes these proteins:
- a CDS encoding PAS domain-containing protein — translation MKTSFLNESLEMVISGIDAGMWDWNLITGQQIWSDRLYTILGYEPEEFEPDYQTFLNLLVHPDDRKIVESEIDNQLKNRVPYKVEIRLKTKTNEYRYFQCSATAKFENGEIVKMAGSIQDIQDRRILEEKLSKSIKKDQKLAEEKLRVIFQYSTDAHLLFDETGIVDCNEAAIKMLRCKDKSDLLSYHPAIFSPEFQPDGRRSDEKSREMDRLAYETGYNQFEWIHRRIGGEEFPVEVTLNPVSIANKLVLLVVWHDITERKLAEELIRRNEAMLAESQELTHSGSWEADLLTGKNYWSAETFRIFGMEPTDSTPRTKEFTRKIHPADRDLYRTQIQKAITEKTSSSFDLRIILPGGQVKYIHAIGKAATDKSGKVVKLYGAILDIDEHKRAERELVQAKEEAELAAIAKSQFLSTMSHEIRTPMNAVIGFTHLLLQQSPRPEQMEYLNILKFSAENLLVLINDILDFSKIEAGKIEFEEVDFNIHNLVENIRLGMVHKAKEKGIQLKLMIDSDLNRAVIGDPVRMGQILTNLISNAVKFTNDGKVIISASLAKQEPDHIIIDFEISDTGIGIAADKINNIFESFTQASSDTTRKFGGSGLGLTITKRLLELQGSKIEVRSTIGKGSVFFFSMRFKTSSKQLIDQAKADLPKIQSLKGTKILIAEDNQINVILAKQFFRQWDVECDVAENGLLAFELVQTNDYDLVLMDLQMPEMDGYETTAKIRSLGGVKFVNLPIIALTASAMLDIKDKAFDVGMNDYLSKPFNPNELYSKISYYRQFVH, via the coding sequence ATGAAAACAAGCTTCCTCAATGAATCTTTGGAAATGGTTATTTCCGGCATTGACGCCGGAATGTGGGATTGGAATTTAATCACAGGCCAGCAGATTTGGTCCGACAGATTATATACAATTTTAGGATATGAACCAGAAGAGTTTGAGCCAGACTATCAAACATTTCTGAATTTACTGGTTCATCCGGATGACCGGAAAATTGTTGAAAGCGAGATTGACAACCAGTTAAAAAATCGTGTTCCATATAAAGTTGAAATTCGTTTAAAGACTAAAACGAATGAATACAGATACTTTCAATGCTCTGCTACGGCTAAGTTCGAAAACGGAGAAATAGTTAAAATGGCAGGCTCGATCCAGGATATTCAGGATCGCCGTATTTTGGAAGAAAAACTGTCCAAAAGTATAAAAAAAGACCAGAAGCTTGCTGAGGAAAAACTGCGGGTCATTTTTCAATATTCAACAGATGCTCATTTACTTTTTGATGAAACAGGAATTGTAGATTGTAATGAAGCGGCAATTAAAATGCTTCGCTGCAAGGATAAATCAGATTTACTTTCTTACCATCCGGCAATTTTTTCTCCCGAGTTTCAACCGGATGGAAGGCGCTCTGATGAAAAATCCAGGGAGATGGACAGGCTTGCTTATGAAACAGGTTACAATCAGTTTGAGTGGATTCACAGAAGAATTGGCGGAGAAGAATTTCCCGTTGAAGTAACGCTTAATCCGGTCAGTATTGCCAATAAACTTGTTTTGCTCGTTGTATGGCATGATATCACGGAAAGAAAACTCGCCGAGGAATTAATAAGAAGAAATGAAGCCATGCTGGCAGAATCCCAGGAACTTACCCATAGCGGAAGCTGGGAAGCCGATTTACTGACTGGCAAAAATTACTGGTCGGCGGAGACGTTCCGGATTTTTGGAATGGAACCGACGGATAGTACACCGAGGACAAAGGAATTTACGAGAAAAATACATCCTGCTGACCGGGACTTGTATCGGACACAAATTCAGAAAGCAATTACTGAGAAGACATCATCAAGTTTTGATTTACGTATTATTCTGCCGGGTGGACAGGTCAAGTATATTCATGCAATAGGAAAAGCAGCAACGGATAAATCTGGTAAAGTGGTAAAACTTTACGGAGCAATTCTTGATATTGACGAACACAAAAGAGCGGAGAGAGAATTGGTGCAGGCAAAAGAAGAGGCAGAATTGGCAGCCATAGCAAAGTCACAATTTTTGTCTACCATGAGCCACGAAATCCGTACGCCGATGAATGCGGTAATCGGGTTTACACATTTGCTTTTACAACAAAGTCCAAGGCCGGAGCAAATGGAATATCTGAATATTCTCAAATTTTCAGCTGAAAATCTTTTGGTGTTAATCAACGATATTCTTGATTTCAGCAAGATTGAAGCCGGAAAGATTGAATTTGAAGAAGTAGACTTCAATATCCATAATCTGGTGGAAAATATCCGGCTTGGCATGGTTCACAAAGCCAAGGAGAAAGGTATTCAGCTGAAATTAATGATCGACAGCGATTTAAACCGTGCTGTAATCGGTGATCCTGTTCGGATGGGACAAATTTTGACCAATCTTATCAGCAATGCCGTCAAATTTACCAATGACGGAAAAGTTATAATTTCCGCATCCCTGGCTAAACAAGAACCTGACCATATTATTATCGATTTCGAAATTTCTGATACGGGTATCGGAATTGCAGCTGATAAAATCAACAATATATTTGAGAGCTTTACGCAGGCCAGCTCGGATACTACCAGGAAATTCGGAGGGTCAGGGTTGGGACTTACGATCACTAAAAGACTACTTGAATTGCAGGGAAGCAAAATCGAGGTAAGGAGCACTATTGGTAAAGGCTCCGTTTTCTTTTTCAGTATGCGCTTTAAGACAAGTTCGAAACAACTGATTGACCAGGCGAAAGCGGATCTTCCAAAAATACAAAGTTTGAAAGGGACAAAAATTCTTATCGCTGAGGATAATCAAATCAACGTTATTCTAGCCAAACAGTTTTTCAGGCAGTGGGATGTCGAGTGTGATGTTGCAGAAAACGGACTTCTGGCCTTTGAACTTGTGCAAACCAACGATTATGATCTGGTGTTGATGGATCTTCAGATGCCGGAAATGGATGGATACGAAACGACAGCTAAAATCAGAAGCCTGGGTGGTGTAAAGTTTGTAAATCTGCCGATCATCGCACTAACTGCTTCCGCTATGTTAGATATAAAGGATAAAGCATTTGATGTTGGCATGAATGATTATTTAAGCAAGCCATTCAATCCAAATGAATTGTATTCTAAAATTTCCTATTACAGGCAATTTGTCCATTAG
- a CDS encoding response regulator transcription factor: MNPRKTLLVMDDEPSICKILEHFLKKDFNVFVKSDGAEGMLWLEEGNEVDLIIADLQMPNLNGKEFLKIARASNLYSDIPVIILSGSDESSERIQCLNLGADDFMVKPFNPVEVQAKVNAILRRSKRYS, from the coding sequence ATGAACCCACGAAAAACTCTACTGGTAATGGACGATGAACCAAGTATTTGTAAAATACTGGAACATTTTCTAAAAAAAGATTTTAATGTTTTCGTCAAAAGTGATGGCGCGGAGGGAATGCTTTGGCTTGAAGAAGGCAATGAAGTAGATTTGATCATCGCAGATTTGCAAATGCCAAACCTGAATGGCAAAGAATTTCTAAAAATCGCAAGAGCCAGTAATCTATATTCCGATATCCCGGTCATTATTCTTTCCGGATCGGACGAAAGCAGTGAGCGCATCCAATGCCTGAATCTTGGAGCTGATGACTTCATGGTTAAACCCTTTAACCCCGTTGAAGTGCAGGCCAAAGTGAACGCCATTTTGAGACGCAGCAAAAGATATTCCTGA